CCGGGCCGCGGCTCGGGCGCCGGTTCGCTGGTCGCGTACGCGCTCGGCATTACCGATCTGGACCCGCTGCGCTACAACCTGCTGTTCGAGCGATTCCTGAATCCGGAACGCGTGTCGATGCCCGACTTCGACATCGACTTCTGCCAGCACGGCCGCGATCGCGTGATCCAGTACGTGAAGGAGAAATACGGCGCAGACGCCGTGTCGCAGATCGCCACGTTCGGCACGATGGCCGCGAAGGCGGCCGTGCGCGATATCGGCCGCGTGCTCGATCTCGGCTACATGTTCACCGACGGCGTTGCGAAGCTGATCCCGTTCAAGCCGGGCAAGCACGTGACAATCGCCGACGCGATGAAGGAAGAGCCGCAGCTGCAGGAGCGCTACGACCACGAGGACGAAGTGCACCAGCTGCTCGACCTCGCGCAGCGCGTCGAGGGCCTCACGCGTAACGTCGGGATGCACGCGGGCGGCGTGCTGATCGCGCCCGGCAAGCTGACTGATTTCTGCCCGCTGTACACGCAGGGCGACGACGGCGGTGTCGTCAGCCAGTACGACAAGGACGACGTCGAAGCCGTCGGCCTGGTGAAGTTCGACTTTCTGGGTCTCACGACGCTGACGATCCTCGACTGGGCCGAGCGCTACATTCGCCGCCTCGATCCGTCGAAGGCCGACTGGTCGCTCGCGCAGGTGCCGCTCGACGATCCGGCGTCGTTCCAGATCCTGAAGAAGGCCAACACGGTCGCCGTGTTCCAGCTGGAAAGCCGCGGGATGCAGGGCATGCTGAAGGACGCGCAGCCCGACCGCTTCGAGGACATCATCGCGCTCGTGTCGTTGTACCGTCCGGGCCCGATGGACCTGATCCCGAGCTTCTGCGCGCGCAAGCACGGGCGCGAGAAGGTCGAATATCCGGATCCGCGCGTCGAACCCGTCCTGAAAGAGACCTACGGCATCATGGTCTATCAGGAGCAGGTGATGCAGATGGCGCAGATCATCGGCGGCTACTCGCTCGGCGGCGCCGACTTGCTGCGTCGCGCGATGGGCAAGAAAAAGCCCGAGGAAATGGTCCAGCACCGCGAGATCTTCGCCGAAGGTGCGGCGAAGAACGGCCTCACGCGCGAGAAGTCCGACGAAATCTTCGACTTGATGGAGAAGTTCGCGGGCTACGGCTTCAACAAGTCGCACGCGGCGGCCTACGCACTGCTCGCGTATTTCACCGCGTGGCTGAAGGCGCACCATCCGGCCGAATTCATGGCGGCCAACATGACGCTCGCGATGGACGACACCGACAAGGTGAAGATCCTGTTCGACGACTGCATCGTGAACAACCTCGCCGTGCTGCCGCCGGACATCAACGCGTCGCATTACCGCTTCGAGCCGGTCGCCGAAGCCGACGGCAAGCGCTCGCGCACGATCCGCTACGGCCTCGGCGCGGTGAAGGGCAGCGGCCAGAACGCGATCGAGGAAATCCTGCGTGCGCGCGAGGAAAAGCGCTTCACCGACCTGTTCGACTTCTGCGAGCGGATCGACCGGCGCGTCGTCAACCGTCGCACGGTCGAGGCGCTGATCCGCGCCGGCGCGTTCGATTCGCTGAATGCGAACCGCGCGCAGCTGATTGCGTCGGTGCCGCTCGCGATGGAAGCGGCCGATCAGGCCGCGGCGAACGCGATGCAGGCCGGTCTGTTCGACATGGGCGCCGAGTCGCCGCACGCGCATGCGCTCGTCGACGAACCTGCCTGGGACGACAAGCGTCGCCTGCAGGAAGAGAAGGGCGCGCTCGGCTTCTACCTGTCCGGTCACCTGTTCGACGCGTATCGCGACGAAGTGCGCCGGTTCGTGAGGCAGAAGGTCGGCGACCTGAAGGAAGGGCGCGACAAGCTCGTCGCGGGGATCATCGCGTCGCTGCGCACGCAGATGACCCAGCGCGGCAAGATGTTGATCGCGTTGCTCGACGACGGTTCGGGCCAGTGCGAGATCACGATCTTCAACGAGCAGTTCGAAGCGAACAAGGCGCTGTTCAAGGAAGACGAACTGCTGATCGTGCAGGGGCAGGCGCGCAACGATGCGTTCACCGGCGGCATCCGTTTCACGGCCGACACGGTGATGGATCTCGAACGCGCGCGCAGCCGCTACGCGCAGGCGGTGCGGCTGACGATGAACGGCAATGCCGATGCGGCGGTGCTGCGCCGCGTGCTCGAGCCGCACGTGTCGAAGGACGATCCGGCGGCCGCGCAAGCGGTCGAGGCACCCGCACCGCGTGGCGGCGGGCGCGACGGCGGTCGTCGCCCGCAGGCGCCGCTGCCGAACGGGCTCGCGGTCCAGGTCCACTACAGCAACGCCCGCGCGCAGGGCGAAATGCGTCTCGGCGACGCGTGGCGCGTGAAGCCGAGCGACACGCTGCTCGCGGAGCTGCGTGCGACGTTCGGCGGCAGCATCGTCGAAATCACATACTGATTGCGTCCCCGCCGGACGGCTGTCGCACCACGCGGCCCGTCGCATCGCCATCGTGCGGTGCGGCGGGCCGTTTTCATTTGCGGGTGCTTGGGTCTGTCATCCGGGCGCTATACAATCCGGCGCACACGACGTGCATGTGTGCGCCGGCCGCGGTTCGTCCGCCGGCCGGTGCCGACACCGCGCGCGTGAAAACGGTGACGGTTCCGCGCGGCACGCGATGCGGCGCGGGCCGCGGGCAACCGCGTAACGAGGCCGGCAGGCAGCAGGGCACCAGCATGTCGGTCGCTACGTGACGATAAAAAAAACGACGGCTACACGCTAACAATGACCAACGGGAAACCGACGGGGCGGATCCTCGTGATCCGGATTGATTTTCTGGGCGACATGCTGTGCACGACCGCTTTTCTCGGTGCGCTGAAGCAGCGCTGGCCCGGCGCGGAACTGCACGTCGTCGCGAACCGCTACAACGCGGCCGCGCTGGCCGGCAACCCGGACGTGCACACGGTCCATAAGTACGTGTACAGCCGTCAGTGCGAGCGCAACGACCGTCCCGGGCGGCTGCGCGCGTTGTTCGACCGGCTGCGGCTCGTGCGCCGGCTGCGCCGCCTGCGGTTCGATCTCGTGGTCGTGCCGAACGGCGGCATGCATCGCAGCAGCATCCGGTTCGCGCGGCAGCTCGGCGTGAAGGATTGCCGCTGGCACGATGCCGATTCCGAATTCGACGATCGCAAGCCCGAGCACGTCGCAATGCGGCCGCTATGCCACGAGGCGTTGTCGGGATTCCGGCTCGTGCCCGAACTCGGCTGCACCGGGCTCGACGGTCTCGTGCTGTCCGTCCATCCGGACCGCTCGCTGCAGGACGCCTGGTATCGGCTGCTCGGCCCGCGCACGAAGCCGCGGGTCGGGCTGTTCGTCTCGAACAAGGCGGCCGAGCGGCGCTGGCCCGCCGATCGATGGCGCGACCTCGGCCGGCGGCTCGCACCGTTCGCGGACGTGATCGTGTTTCGCGATCCTGCGGTCTCGGCCGAGGCCGACGGCGACGCGTGGCGAGACGTGAACGCACGGCACGTGACGCCGTCGTCGGTCGCCGACCTGACGGCTGCCGCCAGCCTGCTCGACGCGATCGTGTCGGCCGACAGCGCACCGGTGCACCTCGCATCGGCGCTCGGCGTGCCGGTCGCCGCGCTGTTCGAGGACCGTCCCGAGAAATACCTGCGCTGGCATCCGCTCGGCGTGCCCCACATGATCCTGCGCGCCGGCGCGATGGTCGACGCGATCGGCGTCGACGCGCTCGAGCGTGCGGTGCTGCATCTGCTGGCGGAGGCCCGGCAGCGGGACCAGACGATTGAGGGTGCGATGCCGCTCCCGGTCGTGCCGGCCGCTGCATGCGGGATCGGCTCGGTCGTTTCGTAGCCGCCGGAATGCCGGCCGCGCCGGCAGGGCGACAGGACGGGCACGCGCGAGCGGCGGCCGCACGCTCCGCCGTGCGCGTTGCGTGGTATCGCATCGTTGCCGCGTTGCGGGACCCGCGACGCCGGCTACCGGCCGCCGCCGCGACGTGTGCCGCCCGTGCCTGCGGCCGGACGCCACGCCGGCTGCGGCAAAATCCTGTACATTGCGAGCCTTGTTCAGCCACCTAGACGGACCGATTGCCGTGGCCCTGTTTTCTTCCGCCCGCCCGCCCAGAACCATCCTCGTCGCCGCGCCGCGCCGTATCGGCGACGTGCTGCTGACGACGCCGCTCGTGCGCTCGCTGAAGGCACGCTGGCCCGACGCGCAGATCGACATGCTGGTGTTTCGCGGCACCGAGGGCGTGCTCGAGCACAACCCCGACGTGCGGCAGGTGATCGTCGTCGCGCAGCGCGCGGGGTTCCGCGAGCGGCTGCGCGACGCGCTGTCGATGTGGCGCCGCTACGATCTCGCGTGCGCGGCACTGAGTTCCGACCGGCCGCGCTTCTACAGCTGGTTCGCCGGCCGCAAGCGGGTCGGCCTCGTCGATCCGAATCGCGTCACGTGGCTCACGCGGATGATGCTGAACGGGATCGCGATCAATCACCACGAGTCCGCGCATACGGTCGTCAGCACGCTGGCGCTCGCGCCGGTGATCGGCATCGAGCCGGTGTCCGAGGTCGTCGCGCCCGGCATCGGCGACGATCCCGCGCGGCGCGCGCGCTTCGACGCGTGGCTCGCGGAGTCGCCGGCGATCCGCGACGGCAAGCCGCTTGTGGTGCTGCATCCGTATCCGATGTTCCGCTACAAGCAATGGCGGCTCGACGGCTGGGTCGAGATGATCGAATGGCTGCGCGCGCAGGGGTTCGCGATCGCGCTGTCGGGCGGTCCCGCCGATCGCGAGCGCGAGTACGCGGAGCAGGTCGCGGCCGGGGCCGGCGGCGACGTGCTGAACCTGGTCGGCCGCCTCACGTTCGGCGAAAGCGCGGAGCTCGTGCGGCGCGCGCGGCTGTTCATCGGGCCCGACACGGGCGCGACGCATGTCGCGGCCGCGACGGGCACCGACACGATCGCGCTGTTCGGTCCGTCCGATCCGGTGCGCTGGGGGCCGTGGCCGCAGCACTGGCCCGCGACCGAAAACCCGTGGGCGCTGCGCGGCTCCGCGCGGCACGGCAATGTGTGGCTGCTGCAGGGAGAGGGCGATTGCGTGCCGTGCCGGCACGAGGGCTGCGAGCGCCATGTCGACAGCCATAGCGACTGCCTCGTCAATCTCGGCGCGCAGCGTGTGAAAGCGGCGGCGGCTGAAATGCTCGGGCTGAATCCGCCGGGGGCGGCGGACGCGATCATCGACACGTCGCGGCTGCATCGCACGCGACCGGACTGACGCGCGCAACGCGCGGGTTCCTGATCTGAACTGAAAAGATGGCGGTTGCGCCGCGACGCGGCGCACGCGCGCGGCCGCTCGTCGGAGTCGGAGTCCGGCCGCAGCGCGTGTGCGCCGCCGCCGGGGGCGATCCGGCGGCAGGCGGCCGCGCGTACCGCGCGCCGTCCGCCGGTCTGTCCGTGGCGTGTTACGCGCTGCGCCGGATCGCCGACGTCTCGCGCGGCAGCGCTTCGCCGCGCTCGCTGCAGCCGAGCAGGATGCCCGCGAGCAGCACCAGCAGGTGCCCTTCGGCGAAATCGAGCAGCAGCGAATTCGCGAGACTGCCGATCGCGAAGATCGCGAGCCACGCGAGCAGCAGATTCCGCGAGCGCGGATCGAGGTCGCGGCTGCCGCGCGCGATCTGCACGATCAGGTTCACGAACAGCACGAAGCCGAGCGTGCCGAGCTGCACGGCCATCAGCAGGTATTCGTTATGCGGATTCGACGTGAGCTGGCCTTCGGCGGCCGTCTTGCCGGCCGTGAGCTTCTGGAATTCGAACTCGAGGCCGCCCGAGCCGTAGCCGAGCACGGGGCGCTGGCGATATAGCTCGAGCCCCTTCTTGTACCACTCGAGACGCAGCCCGGTCGATGTGATCGCATCGGTCTGCCGGTACTGCTGCACTTCCGACACGACCTTCACGAGCCGGCCGTTGTGCACCGTGCACGCGGCCACGACGAGCGCGGCGCCGGTCAGCACCAGCGCGCCGGCGGCGAGGCCCGCGCGCAGGGCCGACTGGCGGCGCAGCAGCAGCACGAAACGCACCGCGACGACGAGGATCAGCAGCAGCGCGATGACCTGCCCGGTCCGACCCTGCAGCATCACGAACACGTTGATCAGCGACCACGCGGCGACAGCGGCATACGCGGCGCGCGACAGCGCGGTGCGCGCCGACAGCGCGAGGTCGGCTGCCTGGTAGAACAGCAGCGCGCCGAACATGCCGGCCGCGATATGGTTCTTGAACACCCACGCGCGCGACAGCGGCAGCTCGGTCGGGTACGCGGGCCCGATCGCGGTCAGCCCGAGGTAGTTGGTCGTCGACAGCAGCAGGATCACGCACAGCGTGCCGAACCAGCAGCGCCGCACGATCGGCGCCCAGTTCGAATGGCGGAACGCGAGCAGGGCAAACGGCAGCAGCAGCAGCTTGTCGTACTTGGCGACCCAGTTCCACGCCTTCGGGTGCGGCGCGACCGTATACGTGACGCTCGCGGTCAGCGCCGCGAGGATCAGGAGCGCCGCGAGCGATGCCGGTTCGGTGACGAACGAGCGCAGGTCACGCCAGAATTCGGGGGAGATCATGAGCGCGGCCGCGAACAGCCCGCAGAAGACGTTGGTCAGCGCGGTCGAGACGGGCACCATGCAAAGCGCGATGACGGCGAATGCGCGGGCCGCCGTCAGGCGTCGCGTGGCGGAAGCGGAAAACGAAAGCATCGGAACCTGTCGAATGGACGAATGCGGCATGCGGGCACCGTGCTGCGCGCCGCGCGCCCGGCGGGAGTGCCCGGGGCGAAGCGCGCAGTATACGCGAAGCCACGGGCGTTTCCGTGACGTTTCCGGGGTCCGATCAGCTGAATGCGCGCTTGATCCGCGAGCGCAGCAGCGCGCGCTTGAGCCGTCCTTCGACGGCCGGCGTGTCGAGCGCGAGGCGCGAGCCGGCCGGCTCGCCGCGATGCAGGTAATAGCGGTCGAACGTGGCCTGGGTCATGCCCCATTTGTTGAGGAACTGGCGGCGGCCGTCGTTCTTGACGATCTTGCCGGTGCTCTTCTGCTGGAAGTGATAGACGAGGCTGTCGCCGACGCCGAGGAAGATCCGGCAGCCGGCGTCCCAGAATTTCATCGAGAAGTCGTTGTCGCTGCTCATCCCGGGCGACAGTTCGCTGCTGTAGCCGCCGATGCGGTTCCACCAGTCGCGGTGTACGAGCGTCGGCGGCCAGGTCGAGCCGAGCCAGTCCGCGCGCGCGAGCCGCGGCGTGGCCGCGACGAGGCCGGCCGCGTCGAACTGATCGGCATCGCGGCCGAAGTTGCTGACGACGACGCACGGGTTGCGCGTGTCGACCGGCTCGACCATCGTGCCGGACAGCATGAAGAGGTCGGTCGGCATCTGCTCGATGCGTCGCACGAGCGCCGCGTCCCAGCCGGGGCAGCAGTACATGTCGTCGTTCATGTAGACGACGTAGTCGCGCGTCGCGCGCGCGGCGGCCAGGTTCACCGCATGGCAGATGCCGATGTTGGCCGGCGACGCGGTGTGCTCGATGCCTTCGCTGCGCACCCAGTCGAGCGTGCCGTCCGAGCCGTCGTTCACGTGCACGATGATCTGGTGGTCGTAGGCGGAATGGCGGCGCAGGCTGTCGACGACGAGCTTGAGGTACGGCAGGTTGTTCCAGGTCGGGATGATGATGGAGAACATGGCGGTCGGATTCGGTGGTCGTCGTGTCGGCGGCGCGTGGCGCGGCGCCGTGCTCGGGCGCGTACGGCGCGCGGGCAGCCCGGCATTGTAACGCCGGGGCGGCCGCGTGCCGGCGGCGTGAGGGTGGGGCGTGCTCAGCGGGCCGGTTCGTGGCCGAGCTTCAGGAACCGGTAGTAGACCGTCTCCGCGTTGAATACGGCGATCATGAAGCCCGCGCGGCCGTCGAGAAACCCGCGCCGCAGCAGGTAGGTCCGCACGAACGCCCAGGCGCCGCGCGCGAGCGCCTTACCGAAGCCGCCGCGCTGGCCGGCCGCGCGGCGCTGGCGCGCGCCGGCCGTCGAATACGCGTCGAGCTTGCGCACGACGGTTTCGAAGTCCTCGTATGAATAGTGCATCAGCTTGCCCGGCAGCCGCTGCGCGGGGGTGTCGAACACGAGCCGTTCGTGCACCAGGTCGTCGGAGAAGCGCGCGGTGCCGCGCCGGAACAGGCGCGGGACCCAGTCCGGATACCAGCCGCTGTGGCGGATCCACTGGCCGCAGAAGCTCGACAACCGGTCGAGCGCGTAGACCTGCGCGGCCGGCGCGCGGATCGCGGCGCTGATCGACTGCGCGAGTTCCGGGCTGACCACCTCGTCGGTGTCGAGCGACAGGATCCAGTCGGTGTCGAGCGCGTCGAGCGCGCGGTTCTTCTGCGGGCCGAAGCCCGGCCAGTCGCGCTCGACGATCACGCGGGCGCCATGTGCGCGGGCGATCTCGACCGTATCGTCGGTGCTGCCGCCGTCGATCACGACGACGTCGTCGGCGAAGGCCAGCGCGTCGAGGCACTGCGCGAGCCGCGCGGCCGCGTTGAGGGCGATGAGGGCGACGCCGAGGGTGGGTTCTGCCATGAAATCGTCGAAAAGGCGGAGAAAACGGTGAGCGGCAGTATACCCGCGCGCTGGCCGGCGGCCGCTGCGGCAACGGCCGTGCCCGCGGGGCGGTGCAGCTATAATGTTGGGCCTTTTTCGGCACCCGCCGGACGGCGGCGAATCCCGGGCAGTCACGCTCAGGGCGCCGTGTCGCGGCTCAAGAAGGATTGCCTTGGAAACCCAGAACACTCTTCGCAAACCGATGGACGGCACCGGTACGTCGCCGGTCACGGTCCTCAAGCGCCTGTGGCCGTACATCCGGCCGCTGATCGGCATCGTGCTGCTCGCCGTGATGACGATGGGCGTCGTCGCGGCCACGGAAGCCGGGATTCCGGCGCTGCTCAAGCCGCTGCTCGATCACGGCTTTGGCTCGCACGGCAGCGACCGTGCGAAATGGTACGTGCCGATCGCGGTGATCGGCCTCGCGCTCGTGCGCGGCGTATCGCAGTACGCATCGAACTACCTGCTCAACTACGTCTCGAACCGCATCCTGCTGCAGTTGCGGCTCGAGATGTTCCAGCGGATGCTCCACACGGGCGCGTCGTTCTTCCAGCGCGAGACCGCGAGCACCGTGATCAACGCGATCGTGTTCGAGGTCAACCAGATCCTGTCGGTGCTGACCGGCGTGATGGTCACGCTCGTGCGCGACTCGCTGACCGTGATGTTCCTGCTCGGCTACCTGTTCTACCTGAACTGGCGGCTCACGCTGATCGTCGCGGTGATCCTGCCCGGCATCGGCTGGCTCGTCAGCAAGATCAACCGCCGCCTGCGCCGCCTGAACCGCGAACACCAGACGCTCACCAACGAGCTGTCGTACATCGTCGAGGAGACGGTCGGCGGCTACAAGGTCGTCAAGGTGCACAACGGCGAAGCCTACGAGATGGACCGCTTCACGCAGATGAGCAAGCGCCTGCGCGGCTACGCGATGCGCATGACGATCTCGGGCGGGCTCGCGCAGCCGCTGACGCAGTTCCTCGCGTCGATCGCGCTCGCGGTCGTGATCACGATCGCGGTCATGCAGTCGTCGAACGACCAGACGACGGTCGGCGGCTTCGTCGCGTTCGTCACGTCGATGCTGCTGGTGATCTCGCCGCTCAAGCACCTGATCGACGTCAACCAGCCGCTGCAGCGCGGGATGACGGCCGCCGAGCTGATCTTCGGGCTGATCGACGAACCGGCCGAGCCGCAGGGCGGCGGCCGGCCGCTGCCGCATGCGCGCGGCGAGATCGAATTCCGCAACGTGTCGTTCGACTACGGCGCGGCCGAGCGGCCGACGCTCGACCGTATCTCGTTCAAGGTCGCACCCGGTGAAATGATTGCCCTCGCGGGCCCGTCCGGCAGCGGCAAGACGACGCTCGTGAACCTGCTGCCGCGCTTCTTCGACCCGACCGACGGTGCGATCCTGGTCGATGGTGTGCCGGTTGCCGACTACGACCTCCACGCGCTGCGCGGCCAGATGGCGATGGTCAGCCAGGACGTCGTGCTGTTCAACGACACGATCGCCGCGAACGTCGCGTACGGGCAGACGCCCGACCGCTCACGCGTGCAGGCGGCGCTCGAGGCCGCGAACCTCGCCGACGCGGTCGCCGCGATGCCCGACGGGCTCGACACGCTGGTCGGCGGCAACGGGATGCGTCTGTCGGGCGGCCAGCGGCAGCGGCTCGCGATCGCGCGCGCGATCTACAAGGACGCACCGATCCTGATCCTGGACGAGGCGACCTCCGCGCTCGATTCGGAATCCGAGCGCCACGTGCAGGCCGCGCTCGAGCGGCTGATGGAAGGGCGCACCACGCTCGTGATCGCACACCGGCTGTCGACCATCGAGCGCGCGGACCGGATCCTCGTGCTGGAGGCCGGCAAGATCGTCGAAGAAGGCAGCCACGACGAACTGCTGCGCCACGGCGGGCTGTACGCGCACCTTCACCGGATCCAGTACCAGCAGCAGGCGGCGTGACGCCGGGTCATGCCGGCGTGCTAGTCTTGACCGCGCAGGTCCAGTTGTTTCCGGTTCGACGTGACAACACGGAGGGAAGGACAATGAGGAAGATGCACGGGATGATGCTGGCCGCGCTGATCGCGGCGGGTTTCGCGGCGCCGGTCGTCATGGCGCAGGATCACGGCAACTACGACGACCGCGGGGACCACGGCGAGCACGGCGGCCCCGGCATGCAGCGCGGGCACGGCCCGAAGCACATGCCGCCCGGCCAGGCGATGCATCGCGACGACGACGTGCCGCAGCGCTGGGCCGACCAGCCGCGCCGCGACTGGCACCGGGGCGACCGGCTCCCGAACGAATTCCGCGATCGCCAGTACGTGGTCGAAGACTGGCGCGGCTACCATCTGAGCGCGCCGCCGCGCGGCTATCAATGGGTCGGCGTCGGCGGCGACTACCTGCTCGTGCAGATCGGTTCGGGCATCGTGCTGCGGGTCGGCCCGTAACGCTTGCCGTCGATCATCGATTCATCCGGCTGCCGGGCGTGCGTCCCGGCGGCCGCGTCACTTGTCCGCCGCCCGGCGGAACCAGCGTCGCTCGATCCGCGCCATCGCCCAGCACACGGCCAGCGCGCATACGGTGCCGAGTGCAACTTCCCCCAGCCGCATCAGCGGAACGTCCCATAGCGGGCCATTGCCCGGAAACAGCAGCACGATCGTCGCGGTCACGCCGCCGAGCCGTGCCGCGCTGCCGACGTTCAGGCACCAGCAGCTGACGATCACGACCGCGACCGTGATCGCATACGCGACCAGGCGGTCGCCGCCGAGCGCCGCACCGGCAAAGCCGACCAGGCCGCCGATCATCGCGCCGACGAACTGGTCGCGCGACAGCGACATCGTGTCCGAGTAGTTGTGCTGCGTGACGGCGATCGCGGTGATCGCCGCCCACACCGCCTGCTCGGTATGCAGCGCGCGGCCGATCGCATACGCGAGGCACGCGCCGCAGACGGCCTGCAGCGCCATCAGTGCGCCTTGCGTGAGCCGTTCGGCGAAGGTCAGTCCCTTGAACAGATCGAAGATCGACTGCTGAATCTGCTGGCGGGCTTCGTTGAGTGTCCGGATCGTATTCATCGTGAATGGGCCTGGAGGCGGTGCGGTGTGGCGGTCAGCGTGCCTGCTCGGGTGATGCGGCGGCAGGCTCGGCGGGGGCCGCGTCGCCGTTCTCGACACGCGTTTCGGGCATCACGAGCCACACCAGCAGCACGGCGAGCGCGCCCGCGCCGGCGAGCCCGAAGAAGCTGATCGCGTTGCCGAAGTGATCGGCGACATAGCCGGCCGCGGCCGTGCTGAGCGTCGCGCCGATCCCGGCCGCGAGACCGAACAGCCCGATGCACAGGTTGTAGCGGCCCTTGCCGCCCGCGACGTCGGCCGCGATCAGCGGCAGCATCACGCCGAACACGGCCGCGCTGATGCCGTCGAGCATCTGTACCGGTACGAGCAGGTACGGGCTGCTCACGCCCGCGAACAACAGCGCGCGCACTGGCAGCGCCGAGAAGCCGAGCAGCAGGATCGGCCGGCGGCCCCAGCGTTGCGCGGAGCGGCCGACCCACGGCGACAGCATCGCGACGATCGCCTGCGGCACGATGATGCACGCGGCGATCACGAGCTGCACGTTCTCGCCCATCCCGGCCGTCACTTCGCCGGCCGCGAGGTTGAGCATCGCCGCGTTCGACAGGTGGAACAGCACCACGCATGCCGCGAAGATCAGCATCCGGCGATCGCGCAGCAGCTCGAGCAGCGTCTCGCGGTGCTCGCCTTCGTCGTGATCGTCGGGGGTGGACGACTGCGGGATCACTTCGTGCGTCGGCTGGATCATCGCGAGCGCGAACAG
This window of the Burkholderia cepacia GG4 genome carries:
- a CDS encoding MFS transporter — protein: MTIKHSVSVRSLRSLDWLNFFVANVQTGFGPFIASYLASHKWTQGEIGMVLSIGTISAMVSQVPGGAAVDALKNKKGAAAWAIAAIILSAVLLASSPTIVPVIAAEVFHGFASCMLVPAMAAISFSLVGRADLGDRLGRNARWASIGSAVAAGLMGLTGEYFSARAVFWLTAVLALPALFALAMIQPTHEVIPQSSTPDDHDEGEHRETLLELLRDRRMLIFAACVVLFHLSNAAMLNLAAGEVTAGMGENVQLVIAACIIVPQAIVAMLSPWVGRSAQRWGRRPILLLGFSALPVRALLFAGVSSPYLLVPVQMLDGISAAVFGVMLPLIAADVAGGKGRYNLCIGLFGLAAGIGATLSTAAAGYVADHFGNAISFFGLAGAGALAVLLVWLVMPETRVENGDAAPAEPAAASPEQAR
- a CDS encoding RcnB family protein, with the protein product MRKMHGMMLAALIAAGFAAPVVMAQDHGNYDDRGDHGEHGGPGMQRGHGPKHMPPGQAMHRDDDVPQRWADQPRRDWHRGDRLPNEFRDRQYVVEDWRGYHLSAPPRGYQWVGVGGDYLLVQIGSGIVLRVGP
- a CDS encoding FUSC family protein, which translates into the protein MNTIRTLNEARQQIQQSIFDLFKGLTFAERLTQGALMALQAVCGACLAYAIGRALHTEQAVWAAITAIAVTQHNYSDTMSLSRDQFVGAMIGGLVGFAGAALGGDRLVAYAITVAVVIVSCWCLNVGSAARLGGVTATIVLLFPGNGPLWDVPLMRLGEVALGTVCALAVCWAMARIERRWFRRAADK
- the msbA gene encoding lipid A export permease/ATP-binding protein MsbA, which translates into the protein MDGTGTSPVTVLKRLWPYIRPLIGIVLLAVMTMGVVAATEAGIPALLKPLLDHGFGSHGSDRAKWYVPIAVIGLALVRGVSQYASNYLLNYVSNRILLQLRLEMFQRMLHTGASFFQRETASTVINAIVFEVNQILSVLTGVMVTLVRDSLTVMFLLGYLFYLNWRLTLIVAVILPGIGWLVSKINRRLRRLNREHQTLTNELSYIVEETVGGYKVVKVHNGEAYEMDRFTQMSKRLRGYAMRMTISGGLAQPLTQFLASIALAVVITIAVMQSSNDQTTVGGFVAFVTSMLLVISPLKHLIDVNQPLQRGMTAAELIFGLIDEPAEPQGGGRPLPHARGEIEFRNVSFDYGAAERPTLDRISFKVAPGEMIALAGPSGSGKTTLVNLLPRFFDPTDGAILVDGVPVADYDLHALRGQMAMVSQDVVLFNDTIAANVAYGQTPDRSRVQAALEAANLADAVAAMPDGLDTLVGGNGMRLSGGQRQRLAIARAIYKDAPILILDEATSALDSESERHVQAALERLMEGRTTLVIAHRLSTIERADRILVLEAGKIVEEGSHDELLRHGGLYAHLHRIQYQQQAA